A single Pseudodesulfovibrio aespoeensis Aspo-2 DNA region contains:
- the queD gene encoding 6-carboxytetrahydropterin synthase QueD — translation MAGKWRLTITQDFSAAHQLRNYGGKCENMHGHNFGVEVAVEGDRLDDKVHYLVDFKEIKRLTKAVLDRLDHKHLNEVECFTEINPSSENLAMFIYKELKDSMPENVRLAEVSVSEKDSSKATYWEE, via the coding sequence ATGGCTGGCAAGTGGCGTCTGACCATCACCCAGGATTTTTCCGCCGCGCACCAGTTGCGCAACTACGGCGGCAAGTGCGAGAACATGCACGGCCACAACTTCGGCGTCGAGGTGGCTGTCGAGGGCGACCGGCTGGACGACAAGGTCCACTATCTCGTGGATTTCAAGGAGATCAAGCGGTTGACCAAGGCCGTGCTTGACCGGCTCGACCACAAGCACCTCAACGAGGTCGAGTGCTTCACCGAGATCAACCCCTCGTCCGAGAACCTGGCCATGTTCATATATAAGGAATTGAAGGACTCCATGCCGGAGAACGTCCGGCTGGCCGAGGTTTCGGTGTCGGAAAAAGACTCCTCCAAAGCGACCTACTGGGAAGAATGA
- a CDS encoding nucleotide pyrophosphohydrolase — protein sequence MDSLNELTKKIRRFVAERDWQRHQSPKNLVMALTAEVGELVEHFQWLGEAESREIGGDKKRAVAMEMADVLIYLTRMADELGIDLVAAAHEKCERNDRKYPKEAFRGEYRRPDQG from the coding sequence ATGGACTCGTTGAATGAATTGACGAAGAAGATACGCCGTTTCGTGGCGGAGCGGGACTGGCAGAGGCATCAGTCGCCCAAGAATCTGGTCATGGCGCTGACAGCCGAGGTGGGCGAGCTGGTGGAGCATTTTCAGTGGCTGGGCGAGGCCGAGAGCCGCGAAATCGGCGGGGATAAGAAGCGGGCCGTGGCTATGGAGATGGCGGACGTGCTCATCTACCTGACCCGCATGGCCGACGAGCTGGGCATTGATCTGGTTGCCGCGGCCCATGAAAAATGCGAGAGGAACGACCGCAAGTACCCCAAGGAAGCCTTCCGGGGCGAGTATCGCCGCCCGGACCAGGGCTAG